The Candidatus Woesearchaeota archaeon genome has a window encoding:
- a CDS encoding cation diffusion facilitator family transporter produces MKERNATLLGITGNVLLFAGKLIVGLAYNSIAIISDALNSFTDIIASFIVHHSVAVSYKRPDKEHQFGHKRAQPVAALIVAIFMGILGFEVIAASARRLISAEDVRQGIIPVYLLLLVMGIKLFLYLYTKKVCSKSESTALKAELIDHRNDILISFAVLVGFIFSGFGYAAFDPAAAAIVGIYIIKSGYDIGRDNIKFLMGEAPADDMFRRIQKKAESVDGVIGINDLHAHYVGTKIEAEVHIYLDKKMDVKKSHDIGKNVKKKIEKMNEVDKVFVHIDPFEGKLRKERKF; encoded by the coding sequence ATGAAAGAGAGAAATGCCACTTTGCTAGGCATAACAGGCAATGTGTTGCTTTTTGCCGGCAAGCTTATAGTCGGCTTAGCGTATAACAGCATAGCAATCATTTCTGATGCCCTGAACAGCTTTACTGATATCATCGCCTCATTTATCGTGCACCATAGTGTGGCTGTTTCCTACAAAAGGCCTGACAAGGAGCACCAGTTCGGGCATAAGAGGGCGCAGCCCGTTGCTGCGCTTATAGTGGCAATTTTTATGGGTATCCTGGGCTTTGAAGTGATTGCTGCCTCAGCAAGGAGATTGATCAGCGCTGAAGATGTAAGGCAGGGAATTATACCTGTTTACCTTCTTCTACTGGTCATGGGGATTAAGCTTTTCCTTTACCTTTATACTAAGAAAGTGTGCAGCAAGAGCGAAAGCACTGCTCTGAAAGCAGAATTGATTGACCATCGGAATGACATCCTGATCAGTTTTGCTGTTCTGGTGGGCTTTATCTTTTCCGGCTTTGGCTATGCTGCTTTTGACCCTGCAGCAGCAGCTATCGTAGGAATTTACATAATAAAGTCAGGATACGACATAGGAAGGGATAATATAAAATTCCTGATGGGAGAAGCGCCTGCTGATGACATGTTCAGGAGGATACAAAAAAAGGCAGAGAGTGTGGACGGCGTTATAGGCATAAATGACCTGCATGCACATTACGTGGGAACAAAAATAGAGGCAGAGGTGCATATTTACTTAGATAAGAAGATGGATGTCAAGAAATCCCATGACATAGGCAAGAACGTGAAGAAAAAAATTGAGAAGATGAATGAAGTGGACAAGGTTTTTGTCCATATAGATCCGTTTGAAGGAAAATTAAGGAAAGAAAGGAAGTTTTAA
- a CDS encoding response regulator — MGKKKVLIIEDEKNILEAQAMILEEEYEVIKATDGEQGYELARKHYPDLIVLDLMLPNRGGYDLCFSFRQDEKLKDTKILMVTALSQEIDKKKGKMVGTDHYMTKPFEPDEFYEKVKSLIEDAN, encoded by the coding sequence ATGGGAAAGAAAAAAGTACTTATAATTGAAGATGAGAAGAATATACTGGAAGCGCAGGCCATGATCCTGGAAGAGGAGTATGAGGTTATCAAGGCCACGGACGGAGAGCAGGGGTATGAGCTGGCAAGGAAGCACTATCCAGACCTTATTGTCCTTGACCTGATGCTGCCCAACAGGGGAGGATATGACCTTTGCTTCAGCTTCAGGCAGGATGAAAAGCTAAAGGATACAAAGATATTGATGGTGACTGCACTTTCACAGGAGATTGACAAGAAAAAGGGAAAGATGGTCGGAACAGACCACTACATGACAAAGCCCTTTGAGCCTGATGAATTCTATGAAAAGGTAAAGAGCCTCATTGAAGATGCTAATTGA
- the smc gene encoding chromosome segregation protein SMC, translating into MTRIKKLILSGFKSFAKFTELQFGESYNCILGPNGSGKSNVLDALCFVLGKAGSKGLRAEKSANLIYNGGKSKSPAKKGEVSIFFDNREKTFPTEEAEVKVTRIIKPNGQSVYKINDQPRTRQQILDLLNIARINPGGYNIILQGDIIKFCEMSTTERRLLIEEISGISVYEEKKNKALNQLNKVEERLKEAEIILSERKAYLKDLKKDRDQALKFKEMNDSIKKYKASLLKMQIDKKEAESKGHKEKIDSYAAQLSRCREKAAALKQEIEKSKAEIEVITHEIEQKGETDQVSLNREIEHIKIDLTKKNSRIETLNSELSKIGQRKADLNAGMEDIEQKIAKLTRDKQGHLEKKKEEEKEKAEFAEKIKSFRKKNNIDEAADIEKKIDEIDSRAEKLAKDINSMRETQHNLLREKDKAEHELNTLSASIQKVKQIEKEHKKQLEELAQKREQFKKTTLELNKLLDEDSHLAAKLGHAKQQLHKNREELARLSARSASIREFSLSDKAVNAIIKKKGSVPGIHGTVSELGSVSPEYSLALEVAAGPRLKSIVVENEKIAADQIKYLKQNKLGIATFIPLSRIKPKSLDEKAKKLSSAKGSHGLASSLVKYQPKFKKVFSYVFGATLVVDNIDVARRLGIGSAKMVTLDGDLTETSGIMKGGYRGTKRKGLGFREDRLDKDIEKLAGKVKEAESGISSFEFRRKEIEQKIENSRKLKSELEGEIIKGEKSLHLDSSDISLSGKKYEDLEKKAAGLEQQVNKIQEDISEKNRELAKLKTEKQQQRSKISSLRNPALIAELSTYEEKQQKLSESILEIDSEIKNINTQVNDIFLPETEKTKNILKQLDKDDSSFSREIKQLKSEASEIEDVLKKKEQEAKSFYSKFKELFSKRAAVNDDINKKELEISRVNEKSREIEIKNNTLSIKNAEINASLSGLREEFSQYEGVQLDTEKNEEQLKYQIQKFESMKSNIGTVNMRALEIYEEIEREYNKLLEKKNTLIKEKQDVESMMQEIESRKKALFMKTYGSVNSGFQSIFNRLSKKGEASLELENKESPFEAGIGIKVRISGQKFLDIRSLSGGEKTMTALAFIFSIQEHDPASFYILDEVDAALDKHNSEKLAKLIRNYSQKAQYVIISHNDAIISEADNLYGTSMDEHGISRVISLKV; encoded by the coding sequence ATGACCAGGATAAAGAAGCTAATACTAAGCGGATTCAAGTCATTCGCAAAGTTCACTGAGCTCCAGTTCGGTGAAAGCTATAACTGCATACTGGGCCCTAACGGCTCCGGCAAGTCAAATGTTCTCGATGCTCTCTGTTTCGTCTTGGGCAAAGCCGGATCCAAGGGATTAAGGGCAGAAAAATCAGCTAATCTCATCTACAACGGAGGCAAGTCAAAAAGCCCAGCCAAAAAAGGTGAAGTTTCAATCTTCTTTGACAACAGGGAAAAGACCTTTCCCACTGAGGAAGCAGAGGTAAAAGTCACCAGGATCATTAAGCCCAATGGCCAGTCCGTATACAAGATTAACGACCAGCCAAGAACAAGGCAGCAGATTCTCGATTTATTAAATATAGCCAGGATTAACCCCGGCGGCTACAATATAATACTCCAGGGCGACATAATAAAATTTTGCGAGATGTCCACGACTGAAAGAAGGCTGTTAATCGAGGAAATCTCAGGCATCTCAGTTTACGAGGAAAAAAAGAACAAGGCCCTCAATCAATTAAACAAGGTCGAAGAAAGGCTGAAGGAAGCAGAGATAATTCTTTCGGAAAGGAAAGCTTATCTGAAGGACTTGAAAAAGGACCGCGACCAGGCATTGAAGTTCAAGGAGATGAACGACAGCATAAAAAAATACAAAGCATCTCTTTTGAAGATGCAGATAGATAAGAAAGAAGCAGAATCTAAGGGGCATAAGGAAAAAATAGACAGCTATGCCGCCCAGCTTTCACGCTGCAGGGAAAAGGCAGCTGCGCTGAAGCAGGAAATAGAAAAGAGCAAGGCGGAAATAGAGGTGATAACTCATGAAATAGAGCAAAAGGGCGAAACAGACCAGGTTAGCTTAAACAGGGAAATAGAGCATATAAAGATAGACCTCACCAAAAAGAACTCAAGGATAGAAACCCTTAATTCAGAGCTAAGCAAGATTGGGCAGAGAAAGGCAGATCTTAATGCAGGAATGGAAGATATAGAGCAAAAGATAGCAAAGCTTACCAGGGACAAACAAGGCCATCTGGAAAAAAAGAAGGAAGAGGAAAAGGAAAAGGCGGAATTCGCAGAAAAGATAAAATCATTCAGGAAAAAAAACAATATTGACGAGGCAGCAGACATAGAGAAGAAAATCGATGAAATAGATTCCAGGGCGGAAAAGCTGGCTAAGGATATAAACTCAATGCGCGAGACCCAACATAACCTGCTTCGGGAGAAAGATAAGGCAGAGCATGAATTGAATACTTTAAGCGCAAGCATACAAAAAGTAAAGCAGATTGAAAAAGAGCATAAGAAGCAGTTGGAAGAGTTAGCGCAGAAGAGAGAGCAGTTCAAGAAAACAACTCTCGAGTTAAACAAGCTGCTTGATGAGGATTCACATCTTGCCGCAAAGCTCGGCCATGCAAAGCAGCAGCTGCACAAGAACAGAGAAGAGCTGGCAAGGCTCAGCGCAAGGAGCGCTTCCATAAGGGAATTCTCATTATCAGATAAGGCAGTCAATGCAATTATAAAAAAGAAAGGCTCTGTCCCGGGCATCCATGGGACAGTATCAGAGCTTGGGTCGGTCAGCCCGGAATATTCCCTGGCGCTCGAAGTAGCTGCAGGCCCCCGGCTTAAAAGCATTGTCGTGGAAAATGAGAAGATTGCAGCAGACCAGATAAAGTATCTCAAGCAGAACAAGCTTGGAATAGCAACCTTCATCCCGCTAAGCAGGATTAAGCCAAAATCATTGGATGAAAAGGCAAAAAAGCTTTCTTCAGCCAAAGGCTCCCACGGCCTGGCTTCTTCGCTTGTAAAATACCAGCCTAAGTTCAAAAAAGTTTTCTCTTATGTATTTGGTGCAACATTAGTAGTTGACAATATCGATGTTGCCCGCCGCCTCGGCATAGGCAGCGCAAAGATGGTCACATTAGACGGCGATTTAACAGAAACCTCCGGAATAATGAAGGGAGGGTACCGCGGCACCAAAAGAAAAGGTCTCGGCTTCAGGGAAGACCGGCTCGATAAGGATATAGAAAAATTAGCAGGGAAAGTAAAGGAAGCAGAGTCCGGCATTTCTTCCTTTGAGTTCAGGAGAAAAGAGATAGAGCAGAAAATAGAGAATTCAAGAAAATTAAAAAGCGAATTAGAGGGCGAGATAATAAAGGGAGAAAAATCGCTTCATCTCGACAGCTCAGACATAAGCTTATCCGGTAAAAAATACGAAGATTTGGAGAAAAAAGCCGCCGGCTTAGAGCAGCAGGTAAACAAAATACAGGAAGACATTTCTGAAAAGAACAGGGAGCTTGCAAAATTAAAGACCGAAAAGCAGCAGCAGCGCTCTAAGATATCCAGCCTTAGGAATCCTGCATTGATAGCCGAGCTTTCGACATACGAGGAAAAGCAGCAGAAGCTCTCCGAAAGCATCCTGGAGATAGACTCAGAGATAAAGAACATCAATACCCAAGTGAATGACATCTTCCTTCCTGAGACAGAGAAAACAAAGAACATCCTTAAGCAGCTTGATAAGGATGATTCATCCTTTAGCAGGGAAATCAAGCAGCTTAAATCAGAAGCATCGGAAATAGAAGATGTATTGAAAAAAAAGGAGCAGGAGGCAAAGTCATTTTACTCAAAATTTAAGGAGCTCTTCTCTAAAAGGGCTGCTGTAAATGACGATATAAATAAGAAAGAGCTCGAAATAAGCAGGGTAAATGAAAAGAGCCGCGAAATAGAAATAAAGAACAATACACTCTCCATAAAGAATGCGGAAATCAATGCCTCGCTTTCAGGCTTAAGGGAGGAATTCTCCCAGTATGAGGGGGTTCAGCTGGACACGGAAAAGAACGAGGAGCAGCTGAAATACCAGATACAGAAGTTTGAAAGCATGAAGTCAAATATAGGCACAGTGAACATGCGCGCTTTGGAAATTTACGAAGAGATTGAAAGAGAGTACAACAAGCTTCTTGAAAAGAAAAACACGCTCATAAAAGAAAAGCAGGATGTAGAATCCATGATGCAGGAGATTGAATCAAGGAAAAAAGCCCTTTTCATGAAAACCTATGGCTCAGTCAACAGCGGCTTCCAGAGCATATTCAATAGGCTGTCCAAGAAAGGGGAAGCATCTCTTGAGCTAGAGAACAAGGAATCTCCTTTTGAGGCAGGCATAGGCATCAAGGTAAGGATATCAGGCCAGAAATTTCTTGATATCCGCTCATTGTCGGGAGGAGAAAAGACAATGACTGCCCTCGCTTTCATCTTTTCTATCCAAGAGCACGATCCTGCCTCTTTCTATATATTGGATGAAGTAGACGCAGCCCTTGACAAGCACAATTCCGAGAAGCTCGCCAAGCTAATAAGGAACTATTCCCAGAAAGCGCAGTATGTGATAATATCTCATAATGACGCAATAATCTCAGAAGCAGATAATCTCTACGGCACATCGATGGACGAGCACGGAATAAGCAGGGTTATCAGCTTAAAAGTCTGA
- a CDS encoding MarC family protein yields the protein MLSEIVAFLVMLNPFALFLYLEPVRKDLDHRAFLKVLFKASLISFFIFLLFFFLGKFILNNIFQINFESFRIFGGTVIFSFAYYFIVKGQKALIIMKEDLDDLASEIALPFMVGAGTISLSILLSQYNSAISGVFSLIIIISLNFFILVLLTEIRKAIDKKKFRIAFDKNMEVLLRLNGFFVGAIGINMILTGIINLFML from the coding sequence ATGCTATCAGAAATTGTTGCCTTTTTAGTTATGTTGAATCCATTTGCTTTATTCCTATATTTAGAGCCAGTTAGAAAAGATTTAGATCATAGAGCTTTCCTAAAAGTGCTGTTTAAGGCATCTTTAATATCATTTTTCATCTTTCTATTATTTTTCTTCCTAGGAAAGTTTATACTAAATAATATTTTTCAGATAAACTTTGAATCTTTTCGGATTTTTGGAGGAACAGTAATATTTTCTTTTGCTTATTATTTTATTGTCAAAGGACAAAAAGCCTTAATAATAATGAAAGAAGATCTTGATGATCTGGCTTCAGAAATTGCATTACCTTTCATGGTAGGTGCAGGAACAATCTCTTTGAGCATATTATTATCTCAATACAATTCAGCAATTTCAGGTGTATTTTCCCTTATCATAATTATTAGCTTAAACTTCTTTATTCTTGTATTATTAACTGAAATTCGAAAAGCAATAGATAAGAAGAAATTCAGAATCGCTTTTGATAAAAACATGGAAGTTTTATTAAGATTAAATGGATTCTTTGTTGGTGCAATAGGAATTAACATGATATTGACAGGAATCATAAATTTATTTATGTTGTGA